Below is a genomic region from Drosophila kikkawai strain 14028-0561.14 chromosome X, DkikHiC1v2, whole genome shotgun sequence.
cgcggcgtatgcgtaacgtAACCTAACGCAATGGCATACGTGAAGGCATCGCCCCCCAAAAATcgggtgtgtatgtgtgtgtgtaatcgCCTTTTTCGGGATGTTGTCATTGTATTTTCacgctcgcacacacacacacacccttaCACACCGAGCATTTAATCAAGCCTTCAACCTTCATTGTGACCGCCTTGTTCTGGTTAGCGGCACAACCTGTGTGCGTGGCACAGTGGGACCTTCATCAAGCGAACGGTAAGTAAAATTAACcaatcgatttgaaatttggtatgtaagtagaaaatacaaaaatttaagtaatttgCTAGAATTGCATACAACgagtatgtatatatgcacttaatttaatataaaacttggaaattaatacaatatttctataaacttaatttataagatttaaaattgtttaagaaAAGTTCCAAAAATCGAATCTacttttttggaatttttcttaaataaaataagaagatTTTTCTAAGGTTtaagcattttttttaaataagatttcAGGTTACTAAGGTAAGACTGTAAGACCACGCTTAAGGTAGTTGTTGCGGTTGAGGTTGAAGCTTGGACCCGGACCCGGAATTCACGCGCCCGCGTAGCATCATTACTGTCATCGGCATCAGCATTCCCGTTTCCCAGACTCCGCCGCAGACTCATTTCTGCTAAAACATTTATCTGCGGCCCAATCGCTGGCGTGTGTGACGGCATGTGTGATATAAGGTAAGGTCCGTGGACTGGGATTGACTCCTGGGGGTTGGGGGTTCCCCGAATTTAATGTCACAAACTTTTGATGTGTtctaatttatatacaaacaGACGAATAGACAGACAGACTGAGGGTGATGTGCCCTAACCAGGGGTTATTATGTTCCTTTAAAGGGgggatatttttatatttattattgatatttattattgatatttattattgatatttttaatctagtttaatattttattttgaaacaCCCAAAACAAAGTCTTTGAacatcatttaaaaatattattttaaataattctaaaatataaaatagattacaaaatatttaaataactcatagtatattttataatattttctaagtattttcataaatatttaaaaagggtATATCCTTTTTCGGTGTTAGCTTTACAGTCACTGCCTTATTCCCTGAATCgttaaagtaaatttgttttcacGCTTGATGGCGAATTGCGCGACTTGCTTGATCCTCCCCCTGCCGTTTTCCCCGCATTTGCCTACCCTTACCTCTCCCCTTTCCCCCTCTCTTGCCACAAAAACACGCACTCTTTTCGTGCATTGAAAATTTTTGCGACCAGAGCTTGGCTCTCTTGTTAATATTTCATATGTCATCGCAAGGAGTCCCGAGCAGAGCACTTCACCTCCACATCCCGacctgttcctgctcctgctcctgctcctggtcctggtccccTTGTCAGGAATACCCACCTTCTGTGTCGCAACTCTTAAATCGCTTgcgtttaaaaaatttgattatGTGACATTTTCGttcagcaacaaaaacaaaaacaaaaaaaacgaagaaaaaaagcaaaattaaatttatacacaGATTCACTTCATTTTCCCCTTTCCCTTttcattttgtatttttattttatttaatttatttttcgtttttaaacCCCCTCTGCCCATTTTTTGATTGTtgctgccacacacacacacacacacacacacagagcctGTGGTAATTTCATTCCCTTTTATGAAGCTTTTCCGCATTTTTTGGCATTAAGATGGAAGTGGTTTAAGGATTTTGGCGGTAAGTCGACCCCAAAGATACCGTgtgaattgatttttaatattaatattatttattggaTATTCTTAGGGGTTAAAGAAGATATTTTATGTACATTTCAAAGATTTACAAAGATTAACTACAGTTTAATTAAAcaagtaaatattattattttaattatataattcagtattttattattattttaattaaataagtatttattttaattaaatttattattttctttatctaATCTAAAGGTTTTAGGTAAGGAAATCCGATTTAagcaatttttacaatatgcatttgtaatttttatatatatttttatataaatatatattttttttttgtggaggCTTTTTTCCTGATCCTTGTTGGGCCCATATACCCTTGTATTTTTTGAAGGACCTGCGTCCTGTGCATGTGTATTAAGCGACTTAAATCGGCTTAAATGCCCTCGAAAAAGGCGGTcgaagggggcgtggcagcggTATGAGACTCTGGGGAGCAATTGCGCATTGTACGAGTCtctctgttttattttttgtttgtcccGTTTTGTTTTCTGAATAATTTATGCGAAGTTTTACAAATCGCAGTTAGAGAGATGCCATCAgaataatacatataattatataattaaattataattataataaataatattataaaattaacacCAATTTCCCCATCAAaactacacaaaaaaaaaaattcaaattctatgAAATTCATGTGAGAAagtgtttataatttttgatatCATCTCATTTAAGAGTTATAAACCATTTAAATCGAAGGACATGGACAGCACTGATACCGAAAGGCAGTCTGGATTGTCAGGAGCCAGTGCGAAAATGTCAAAGTCGAGATAAAACCGTACACTCCATGGCCAACATTTCTGTACAGACCCGGCATTCCTATTACTTAATCAAGAAATTCCTTTTGCCTTTGACTTTGCTTTTTTACCTCCTTTCGCCCGCTGAATGCCCCGCCATCCTGGCGTTAATGGCCTTTAGAAGCTCTGTGGCCTTTGGTTCCTTTCGTTTTTACCAAAAAGGGTATAGACCTTATTCCCAtcgaaatttataaaaatatttaaagaaattattggGTTTATTCATGTTAAAATTGTTATTTCTTAATgatactaaataaataaaaaaaataaaaaggttctataatttaaaatcataaatattgaattttctttaaggTAAAATGGCAGTAAAGAGTCTTCCAGGTTTCGGTGGCAGCCTTATGTCCTTATATCCTTCCttcctttgttttgtttataatgAAAGTGACTTGACATTCCGCCCCCTTGTGGCTTTCAGTTGTATTTGGGTCACCAGTTGGAATTTGCAATAAAAACGGGATGAACCGAGTTCATTTGACCCGGGGACTGAGGACAGATTCCGCGAGATGGTCATTTTCTGgcgaaaatatttgtatttagtGAGAAGTTTCCTTCATAAATCCTCTAAGAAAATCAGGTGACTTAGTGCCCAAATATTTGGCAGCCAGATTAGAgcataaaaatatacagaaaTCATATAAACCATTTTAGTAAAAGACTGTTTTACAATACTTCCGAAAACagctttttaaaattaaaatgtagtttaattttaaatatcctAAATAAAGCTGGAATATAGATTGATTTAagtgccaaatttgaattcaaatttaaaaagatGAAAAGATCCGCCACCAAAACTGGGCCTGCGCGTGCAGTCATCGGCTTGGGCCAAGTCCTGCCTAAGCTCATGGTTCGAGTCATGGGTTACGTAGCAGTCAAAGCGGAATCATCTTTTACAATAATTTTACATTCGACAAATACATTTCATGAaccttttctcttttttttcaacaGGCagaaaattaacttaaattaagtatgcagatttattaatcACATAGAAACACATAGAAAAAAACTGCCTACTCAGTTTTGCTTCAATACTtacctgtaatttttaaataattttttaaacaaaaattggcAGGAAAccaatttttcaaaatctCATAACTAACtgaattagtttttttaagtttaataaaactgcatactctacccataattttaaaaaacaattgaaataaacaacaaacaaaacttaaaaaatccATCCGTTattaaatctgcatacttaatttaaagttgttttctaattttatttataccacattttcaggcctgctccggtaatcgtaaaattttttcgatttcgttttgggcgaaaacgaaccgttttcgttttagctgctccggttttcggcaaatttctgctatcggaatgtttcgttttctcatcgtttctcactgctcaagcagctaacttgtgttgttggtaataagcaaacaacgtaaagtactgactattatatttacaattgccctttttctaagccagaaaaaggcaaaaaatggtcgagttaagcaaatctaggcacctaagatgctgccacacttttcacagttttaattccggtggtctcaaataattatttggttaatttggactaTTTAAGTAGTacaattaaatagcattatttataaacaaccattttggcggttctttaaagttattaatgaattcatttatattttataagtatttttaactggatgtttcgttccaccaacaatatggcaaccttggcgataactttctgcggtgaacttatcgacctatcgccaaaccgagaaaactagttgaacacggcaaaaattttgttgtcaaatctgaggtggggtcagaaataaattttttataaaataactacctgccagaatgatcttgtggtggtgtggaatatacatcaatagaccactgagtaaactatttttttccttttgtaaataagatctgatttcatatagaaaaagccatttacttttcattccggccagaaaaaggtgcccgtttttcaaatcgaaaaaatctttcgatttcgattaccggagcaccaatttctcgttttcaaaaacgaaaacgaaaaattcttgccgttttcgattaccggagcaggcctgttTATTCcagttattatatataaataatattcccCAATAAATTTGccataacaaataaaatcccATACTCTTTCCTCTACTTACAGCACAAGTTCATCCTAGTCATCATTGTAATTGTTGATTGATGATCATCGGATCGGCAGaggtgaagctggaggagcgagcagctGGGATGGCGAAGCTCAAGCGGATGGCAGTCGAGGACGAAGGTCGGAACTTGGGTCGGGGCTAGTTGAAATCGTGCAGAAGGCGCAAAGtattagaatatttataaatacaatttaaatgtgtaaatgtaattgaggGAACATAcgaatattaatttaatttatttattatattatcctaGCACAGCAAGTTTACACTTATAATTGTAGCGCTAGTcacaaatcaataaaataatcaaataatcaataaaagaACCTGAAATCAATGTGGAAAGGTTTGTTGATggcggcatttatttgggggcCTTGGGATTGTTTGGGGGGAAATTTTTTCAAAGcgaaatcattttttttttcttcacattttcgattttttagcacatttttctgaattttaaaattttaaaaaaaattttctgcattaaataaagttttttctgaatttttaaattttttttcagattttttttagatttttttagaattttttacatttttttttttaattttaactgccaaatttgaatttaactgcgaaatttgaatttaacgactatcagtttcagtgtgcccaggtgcagttgtaaaataaaacttaaatttggattcaaaaggtttgagtcacCGCTTACTTGCcccggctcctaaatggttcgaaacttggactttttataacagtttataccagttttaagttgcttgctgctggtttctgttcgcctgttaccccaatttgggaaacgggcaatttgcatggaaatgttcggaaatttggatggtctgctgtagggatgttgttgtaaaaaggttgttgttgccatcaagctgttgttgtccgcaacaaataggtataaaggcataaaatgaaatatagcagtttataccaattattatttttgcccaaaagtttttataacagtttataccagttttcagttgcttgctgctggtttctgttcgcctgttaccccagtttgggaaacggccaaattgaatggaaatttttgctcacttacatcagtgatgctcatctgcatcaatgatgctcatctgcatcagtgatgctcatctgcatcagtgatgctcatctgcatcagtgatgctcagcTGCATCAgcgatgctcatctgcatcagtgatgctcatctgcatcagtgatactcatctgcatcagtgatgctcatctgcatcagtgatgctcatctgcatcagtgatgctcatctgcttcagtgatgctcatctgcatcagtgatgctcatctgcatcagtgatactcatctgcatcagtgatgctcatctgcatcagtgatgctcatctgcatcagtgatgctcatctgcttcagtgatgctcatctgcatcagtgatgctcatctgcatcagtgatgctcagcTGCATCAgcgatgctcatctgcatcagtgatgctcatctgcatcagtgatactcatctgcatcagtgatgctcatctgcatcagtgatgctcatctgcttcagtgatgctcatctgcttcagtgatgctcatctgcatcagtgatgctcatctggccatatattgcaatattggggggaaaattcgccagtgatgctcatctagctattgttttttcattattagtagaaaatggcatctcacttactgccagtgatgcccatttagtttttttttaattattgcgagaaaatggcatctcactaactgccagtgatgcgcatctagTTATTTTGTcggttaaattaataaaaaatatatcaatacaattaaaaacaaaagttttctataaatattaaaagtttattttggTTTGCCGCGTTTACATTTTGGTGTTTTTGggaacaataataatatatataaatgtacaatatatatttgtataactAGCGTCTATATACGTATAAGCCGTAGCTAGCGCAGAAGCCAGGACCCGCATTTCCGCATTTCTGGTTCACCTTGAAAATGTTGGGCACTCGTAGCGGTAGGCCACCCGAATCTCGGGAATGCCGATAATGACGTTCCATCTTCATAGTAGACAGCCACTTTTGCTTTATCTGGTTAAGAAAAGGATTCGGTTTATGGTTACTGTTACtctcaataaataataaaactcaCGGGATGAGGAAAACCGCTGGCCGACTCGTACATGTTGCAGGAGCTGAGCTTCCACACCTAAGCTGCAATGATGTACTCCTCCATAAGGGGTTCCTGAGGGATCACAGAAGCAggatttttggctgagttatatCGCTTTTCCAAGCCCAGTAAAAAAAACTCTCACGTTAAGTACATACAATATAAGACTGCtgccttttgtttatttgatttctaCACATCTCGCTTAGTAGGTTTGCCTATAACATTTCGATAAACTCTTTGAAATCTTTTGCTAAAACACACGTAGGACACGATCCATTTACATAATGACCATGGGTGGCTGGGCTGTATCTCAGCGTTAACAACATTTAAACATTTCTACACACATCGTAAACAGGATCTAGACTTTttcgtaaatatatatatgcatatatcatatatcatTCGCTCTGTTTGTGCTCACATTccttctttcttgttttatataaaaaatatacaattataaatatgaatacaTATCGTATATAGAGTATGTACATTTAGATGTTTCAAAAAGACAAGAATAAGAGTACGTCTCTCGTGTTccgttttgtttgttgttcaATAAATTAGtagaaaatacatatttttgtttatataaaaatacaataggGTCCATAGGTTGCAAATACACGTAACACGTTTACagcatatactatatataccatatatgcATGGGtgttatacatatatctttattttttcactgtttagtttttctttttttatgtagCGGAAATAGAGATTTGCTTaagtttgttatttatattctaTTGCACAaaagttgtgtgtgtgtgtgtgtgtacaaaaaattatacaaaaagaCTTATAAAATTATGACCGTTttccagtgtgtgtgtgtgtgtgtgtgtgtgaggtgAAAGGGTATGGCAAGCATTTGGTGCATACTTTTTGGGGTAATTCGGTATGTTTCTAAATCTCtttctttcactttcactttctctctattttctcttttcaaaaattcaacaaaaaattataaacaatttcaagCTCTGGTTTAAAATCTAGGAAAATGCTAAGCTTTGCATATATGGCCGACACATTCGTCTAACTTTAGctacatacatttatatacataaacacacacatacttgATCAACATGAACAACAGCAAATACACATACAGGTAATATCCATTCgttggcttaaaaaaaaaaaaaaaattaactgttATCTCTGGtttcttattaaattgtttttgttacaTTGAAACTACACACCACACAATCCCCCTTAACATACACATCTATAATTCGCTACACTTAAAGCCACGTACTTGCattagtttagttttaattgtattatttgcatttagttttaatttaatttaatttaaaatttagtttagttagagctattaaaaaaaaggaaataaaaacagCGGCAGAAGGTAAAACAGGCGCATATAGGGCAACATCTGTTTCGATAAGATTAAAAAAAGATAACAAATTATATCGAAATCAATATCGAACTGATCTTGTTCTTCTAAAGGATCTCCTGTTTTTCTATATCTTTGCACTGTACTTAACCAACCGCAAATAACAACAATCGATCAATCAATCGATTAATCGACCCATCACTAGCAACTTTAAACCGATTCTATCATTTATCGTCACTATCGTTAATCGTTTCTATCATTTATCGCCACTATCGGTTATCGTTTATCATTTCTATCTAttcatattcatttattatCACAAAAACACGGTTGATGCTCAACCTCGAGTCTCCCCCTGACCGTATCCCCCCTGGCGTATCCTCCCTCCTCTTTCCGTTTCGCTTCCTCTTCTTCCCTTGGTTCCACCTGCTCCGAATCTTCGCCTGCTTTTGGTTGGCTTTTGCTTGTTAGAGtctttaaatgcaattttgaaacCATTCTTGGCTTGGCTCTTCTCTCAGATCTCCACTGGCATGGAGTTGGTGGTGGTCACGGCATTGGGGGCCATATGGTTGCCTCCATTCGCCTGCAGCGACTCCTGCGACTTGAACAGGGTTGTGGTCTCGCTGGAGTGcagatcatcatcatcatcatcatcatcatcctcatcctcgtcgtcctcgtcgtcctcCTGCTCCACTAGTTGCAGTTCCACCTGCAGAGGCTGCttctcttcctcctcctcctgctgcttgAGTTCGTCTTCCTGTTGCTCTTGTTCCTGCTCCTGATTCTGCACCGCCTCATCCAATGGCTTTTCCCTCCTGCCCGTGTAGAGAAACACCTCCATGTGATCCTTGCCTTTCACATAGACACTCCCACGCGGCTCAAACTCATAGTTGCTGGTGAGAAAAGGCAGACAGTCCTTGCCCACTTGAATCCGATTGGGCAGGCCCGTGGAGTCCATGCGGGAGGCCACATTCACCGCATCGCCCCAGATGTCATAGTACAGCTTGCTGGTACCAATCACTCCAGCTGTGACATCGCCCACATTCATCCCAATCCTCAAGATAAGATTAAATTCGAGGAGATCCTTGTTAAAGGCATCCACCACCTCCTGCATGGCAATGGAGAACTCCATCAGCGTGTGTATATGCTCATCCCCCAGTCCTCGATGCGAAGGATCCAATCCACTGGCCGCCATAAAGGTGGAACCAATGGTCTTGATCTTCTCGACGGCCCGGAACTCCGGCCGGGAGAGCAGCTCATCAAAGTCACCAATCAGCTCGTTGAGAACGCGCAGGAACTCCTTGCCCCCCAGATAGCTCTCGTCGTACATCTCATTGAAGTTGACAATGCTGGCAAATATGATGGCAATGTTGTGATGATTCTCCGAGTATTTCGCGGTGTTCTTCAGATGCTCGGCCACATGCTTGGGTATGATGTTGTGGAGCAGCATGTCTGCCTGGTTCTTCATGTTCTGGACACGGACCTTGTCCTGGTTGGCCACGGCATTGCCATAGAAGGTCAACCGATAACCGATCTCAAATTCCCGATTAAGGAACCATACCAGGACCAGGATGAGCAGTAAATCTAGGTAGATTTCCACATGGTAGTCCTGGAACCACTTGATCTCCTCGCTAAAGTTGGAGGTGGAGGATGAGCTGGAGTCTTCTTGCTGCTTTTcccgctgctcctgctggtcGTCACGATTCTGGCTGTAGACCATCAGCTGGGACACTGCTATGCCGATAAAGCAGAGGGCCGCCAGGAAGGCCAGGACATTGCGCACCCAACAATTGAGCTGCGTAAAATTGCAGAAATGCACAATGCACACAAAGATCAGGAATCCATAGTGATACTCGAAGGCCTCCAGCTGCTCCAGGTCCAGCAGCAGGAAGTTGGCAATGATCAGCAGCACGGGCATGGCCATGAGCACGGCCAGGCAGATGTGCCAGGGATACCAGCTGGAAATGGCCTCGAAAATGCGATCTGTACAGGATACAGAGCTCGACGAAGGCTCCCTGCGGCggtctctctccctctccgaTCTCCTCTCCTTCTCTTTTTCCTGCTCCCTTTCTATATCCTCACTGATGCTAGACTTGGATCTCAAACGATGGCTGCtctggctgctgctcccgctcTGCCGGCGACACATCTGGCGGGTGAATAGAAACAAAGCAAACACCTGGATGCCCGTGAAGCAGGAGAAGAGCGTCACCCACAGCCGAAAGCTGGGACTGACTGTGTTCTGGGTCATCAGAAACAGGGAGACGGAGATGCACAGGTACACAGCAATGCCCACGAATATATCGATGTAGGTGTTATATCGCGGCGTGGCCAGCGTCGGCGGTCCCTCCGTCTCATTTTCGGCCCCAAAGCGATGGGCCTTGGAGCGGAAATCTCGCTCCAGCTGGCGGGACTTGAAGTAGAGGCTAAATCTGCGCAACGGTGGCTTCACCAGGTAGCTTCGCTGTGAACGAGCATTGTCCCGGACGCAACGGATTAGTTGGAGATCGGATTGCTTTCGCAACTGTTGCAGGCAGGCGGCCAGGGGATCGGCCATTTGGGAGGAGCATGCGGGCATTAGGATAGCTGGCGGTGGCGGTTGTACAGCCAATGGGAGTCCACCCATACCCAGGCCCATGCCCAGGCCTAGGTTCATGCCCAAACCCTGACCCACCTCGCCCAGATTGGAGATGCTTGACGTGGAGCTGGTGAAGTAGCCCGAGACCCGGTGCTGACTTATCGCCGACTGATTCAGCGCGTAAATCTGCTGCTGGATGGACGAGCGGCGCGAGTTGCTCTTGATCCCGGAATCCTTGCGTGAGGTGGCCGAGGGACAGATGCTTGACTGGCGGGAGTGCGTGGGCGGGTATCCCGAACCTCCTCCTGATCCACTGGGAGCCGGCAAGCAAGACGAGCTGCCCGGTTCCAGGCTGTTACCCGGTGGTCGCCCGGTGGCCAATGTTGAGGCCCTAGGCCTGGGCAACGGAGATTGCTCCACAGTTGGTACTGCCtgggctcctgctcctccacaAGCAGCTCCATTGCCTCCAGTAGACTGGCGGCCGCACTGGGATCTATAGCTACCCGAGCGTCCAAAGGGCGAGATGTCGCTCCGTGAC
It encodes:
- the Ac13E gene encoding adenylate cyclase type 9 isoform X1, coding for MSESRRQSVSLTAMPPGVLVNDSRANSTDDIQIALAPHIQTYLSQTGRRHSCCSVMLPVAFERAAAKSWLDPKFDSPVLEEQYQASVFPHVRMRYRFTLSYILLCSLMWCLYFVVDGGSEDFWRPISSSFSMLSLVTIMALCFTHWELYRDHRTVTSAVTALLLCGASLAFLTYTGRAFSPLGHFAICLEIVLLIYTALPMPLWLGASIAISYSIAFEMVSHMVIGCSGIHGGAGGAGAGDPSNKILVLRIMAHLSVHLVGVHVLIMNLVRMRGTFMKVGQNLLVRRQLEMEKQLKEKMIHSVMPPKVADMLLNEGGTAGLDAGGMPPESHYMRPRASNDVKSLFRPFHMHSMENVSILFADIVGFTRMSSTKTAEQLVEILNDLFERFDDLCTLSGCEKISTLGDCYYCVSGCPEPRADHAICCVEMGLGMIDAMRCFDAQRHEGVKMRVGVHTGTVLCGIVGTRRVKFDVWSNDVSLANKMESSGRPEQVHISQETSSFLGDAYYLEEGEEVFGHRTYFVVGRRRDFCRTNSLSPSMPANPVGSSLLLPGGHVASLSQSATNVSVVQPNVPPASPVGQLSSSLNPSPVLSMRPRLTSLSMKLRKKSQSRDRDRDRDVERGIIHPAAAGVPPVIVVRERPKIIITTKSLPGSLDSDEQPPSSPPPPQPPKPPPPPPPSTTSAKIKLKVWKVTRFLKRFEDLASRNGSVSSSSSAAAAQQEREREKEREREREREKEELNPHLNPEETLAFMDSQTQNGCGYQQLPVLVEQRTQTLDIPTAAARPVLHHAATSTALASSVLRSPEAGAGTGCCSPGQYSMYDDIIDVRSYISQSRSDISPFGRSGSYRSQCGRQSTGGNGAACGGAGAQAVPTVEQSPLPRPRASTLATGRPPGNSLEPGSSSCLPAPSGSGGGSGYPPTHSRQSSICPSATSRKDSGIKSNSRRSSIQQQIYALNQSAISQHRVSGYFTSSTSSISNLGEVGQGLGMNLGLGMGLGMGGLPLAVQPPPPAILMPACSSQMADPLAACLQQLRKQSDLQLIRCVRDNARSQRSYLVKPPLRRFSLYFKSRQLERDFRSKAHRFGAENETEGPPTLATPRYNTYIDIFVGIAVYLCISVSLFLMTQNTVSPSFRLWVTLFSCFTGIQVFALFLFTRQMCRRQSGSSSQSSHRLRSKSSISEDIEREQEKEKERRSERERDRRREPSSSSVSCTDRIFEAISSWYPWHICLAVLMAMPVLLIIANFLLLDLEQLEAFEYHYGFLIFVCIVHFCNFTQLNCWVRNVLAFLAALCFIGIAVSQLMVYSQNRDDQQEQREKQQEDSSSSSTSNFSEEIKWFQDYHVEIYLDLLLILVLVWFLNREFEIGYRLTFYGNAVANQDKVRVQNMKNQADMLLHNIIPKHVAEHLKNTAKYSENHHNIAIIFASIVNFNEMYDESYLGGKEFLRVLNELIGDFDELLSRPEFRAVEKIKTIGSTFMAASGLDPSHRGLGDEHIHTLMEFSIAMQEVVDAFNKDLLEFNLILRIGMNVGDVTAGVIGTSKLYYDIWGDAVNVASRMDSTGLPNRIQVGKDCLPFLTSNYEFEPRGSVYVKGKDHMEVFLYTGRREKPLDEAVQNQEQEQEQQEDELKQQEEEEEKQPLQVELQLVEQEDDEDDEDEDDDDDDDDDLHSSETTTLFKSQESLQANGGNHMAPNAVTTTNSMPVEI
- the Ac13E gene encoding adenylate cyclase type 9 isoform X2; protein product: MPPGVLVNDSRANSTDDIQIALAPHIQTYLSQTGRRHSCCSVMLPVAFERAAAKSWLDPKFDSPVLEEQYQASVFPHVRMRYRFTLSYILLCSLMWCLYFVVDGGSEDFWRPISSSFSMLSLVTIMALCFTHWELYRDHRTVTSAVTALLLCGASLAFLTYTGRAFSPLGHFAICLEIVLLIYTALPMPLWLGASIAISYSIAFEMVSHMVIGCSGIHGGAGGAGAGDPSNKILVLRIMAHLSVHLVGVHVLIMNLVRMRGTFMKVGQNLLVRRQLEMEKQLKEKMIHSVMPPKVADMLLNEGGTAGLDAGGMPPESHYMRPRASNDVKSLFRPFHMHSMENVSILFADIVGFTRMSSTKTAEQLVEILNDLFERFDDLCTLSGCEKISTLGDCYYCVSGCPEPRADHAICCVEMGLGMIDAMRCFDAQRHEGVKMRVGVHTGTVLCGIVGTRRVKFDVWSNDVSLANKMESSGRPEQVHISQETSSFLGDAYYLEEGEEVFGHRTYFVVGRRRDFCRTNSLSPSMPANPVGSSLLLPGGHVASLSQSATNVSVVQPNVPPASPVGQLSSSLNPSPVLSMRPRLTSLSMKLRKKSQSRDRDRDRDVERGIIHPAAAGVPPVIVVRERPKIIITTKSLPGSLDSDEQPPSSPPPPQPPKPPPPPPPSTTSAKIKLKVWKVTRFLKRFEDLASRNGSVSSSSSAAAAQQEREREKEREREREREKEELNPHLNPEETLAFMDSQTQNGCGYQQLPVLVEQRTQTLDIPTAAARPVLHHAATSTALASSVLRSPEAGAGTGCCSPGQYSMYDDIIDVRSYISQSRSDISPFGRSGSYRSQCGRQSTGGNGAACGGAGAQAVPTVEQSPLPRPRASTLATGRPPGNSLEPGSSSCLPAPSGSGGGSGYPPTHSRQSSICPSATSRKDSGIKSNSRRSSIQQQIYALNQSAISQHRVSGYFTSSTSSISNLGEVGQGLGMNLGLGMGLGMGGLPLAVQPPPPAILMPACSSQMADPLAACLQQLRKQSDLQLIRCVRDNARSQRSYLVKPPLRRFSLYFKSRQLERDFRSKAHRFGAENETEGPPTLATPRYNTYIDIFVGIAVYLCISVSLFLMTQNTVSPSFRLWVTLFSCFTGIQVFALFLFTRQMCRRQSGSSSQSSHRLRSKSSISEDIEREQEKEKERRSERERDRRREPSSSSVSCTDRIFEAISSWYPWHICLAVLMAMPVLLIIANFLLLDLEQLEAFEYHYGFLIFVCIVHFCNFTQLNCWVRNVLAFLAALCFIGIAVSQLMVYSQNRDDQQEQREKQQEDSSSSSTSNFSEEIKWFQDYHVEIYLDLLLILVLVWFLNREFEIGYRLTFYGNAVANQDKVRVQNMKNQADMLLHNIIPKHVAEHLKNTAKYSENHHNIAIIFASIVNFNEMYDESYLGGKEFLRVLNELIGDFDELLSRPEFRAVEKIKTIGSTFMAASGLDPSHRGLGDEHIHTLMEFSIAMQEVVDAFNKDLLEFNLILRIGMNVGDVTAGVIGTSKLYYDIWGDAVNVASRMDSTGLPNRIQVGKDCLPFLTSNYEFEPRGSVYVKGKDHMEVFLYTGRREKPLDEAVQNQEQEQEQQEDELKQQEEEEEKQPLQVELQLVEQEDDEDDEDEDDDDDDDDDLHSSETTTLFKSQESLQANGGNHMAPNAVTTTNSMPVEI